GAATTACATGAACGAAAGAAAAAAGAGCATAGACGTATTGAGTATCATCGTATCCCAGGCATTGCTGAATCAGTTTTATACGTTCCACACCAAATGCGATGAGTTTTTGATCGACTACCCGAATGAACCGCTTGAAAGGGAACATTTTTTTATGGAAATACCCTTGGGGGCCAAACACTATACTTCCGGTCGCGTACTTGAGTCACTGCACCGCAAAACTTCCTACCATAAACTGGACCATCTGGATATGGAAGAAATTGTAATCGAAGTACTGTTCAGTTTACAGCGCGATCAACTAACAGCTTATAAGCTTGCCAAAAGGATAAAATCAAAAAAACACAGCACAAAAATTGAAGTATTTAAACGTTTACTGCTGTCAAGGGAATACATCCATGACAATTTGAACAGGCCCATACCCATGGATGAGTTGGCAAACATCTCATGCCTTCCCAAATTTCATCTGTACGATTCCTTTAAACGTGTATTTGGACAAACCCCCCATCAATATACAAATGCCATAAAACTGATGAAATCAAAAGAGTTATTGGCATCCGGTGAATATATGGTCAATGAGGTATCCGATTTACTTGGCTTTAACGATATTCAGTGTTTCAGTAAGTTGTTCAAAAAGCATTATAAAATTTCACCTTCCCAGTTTAAGGCATAAGATATGCTTTAGGATCCAATGGGCTTTATTAAGCCTTTTTTACAATATACACGCGTTCCCAGGTAGGCCTATTACCAAGTAGATTTCGCCTTAGCTTGCAAACATACCACACCAGTGACCCAATACCCTTGACTTCCTGATCAAAAGGAGGTAAAATGGCAATAAACCCTGGCGGTCAACTACCAAGAATCCCGCTACCCTATCCACTTCCCAAAAAAAGAAGACTTTTTGACAAATGGAGCAACAACAGCTGGTTTACTTTTGAAGCCGTTTTTTAGCACAGGTCCGGTTGGTAAAAATCAATCGTTGGTAAAAAGTAAGGAATGTAATCCCCTGACCCTTGAAAAGATAGAATTGAAGAGGTGAACTGGAATTTTGGACCCAAAGGGACCAAACCGCCAGGTGACGTTCCGCTGCGGCACACCCCAATTATGGGCAAAGCCGGAAAGAAGATCGATCCGCACTACAACAAGTAAACAAATAACAACAAAGCTAACCGTTACAACATGAAAAATAGCATCCTAATTTCCATTAGTGTTTTAACTGTAATTTCATGCGAAATCAAAAAAGGGAATCAATCCATACCTGATCCTTTTAGTCCAAAAGAATTTGTGGGCAAGCATAAGGCCCGTGTTTCGGTACTGGGCCTATTTCATTTCAGCAACCCTGGATTGGACAGTTATAAACCCAAGTTTTCTTTTGATATCTTAAGTGAGGAACATCAAAAGGAATTGGATATGGTACTGGATGCTTTGGAAAAGTTCCAACCGACAAAAATATTGGTGGAAAATCCCAGGGTAAGTGAAGATAGTGTGCTAACAGCATCCTTCAAGGGCTATCTCAATGACACTTTTGATATTTCCAAGCGCACCAGCGAGACCTATCAAGTGGGTTTCAAACTTGCGAAAAGATTGGGGCACCAAAAGGTTTATGCATCGGATACCGAACCATTGGAATGGTGTGGCGTAACCATGGACTGGGAAAACTATGACGAGGAAAAGTACCTTCGTTCCACAGGGAATTTGGAAAAATCGAGACGTTACGATTACCTTAAAAAATCAAGGTTTGAAGACTCGTTAAAAACCGAAATCCCGTTAAAGGAGTACCTCAGGTTTATCAATGAACCCTCCAATCGATTAAAAAACCATCAAGGATACCTTACGGAACTATCCCTCATTGGGGCCGGGGATTGGTACAATGGAGCCGATGCATTGGCACGTTGGTATCGGCGTAATATTCGAATATTTGCCAACACCTACGATATTACCGATTTACAAAACGAGGAGCGTATTCTCCTAATCTACGGTTCAGGACACGTGCATACACTTAGGCAAATGTTTATGGATTCACCGGATTTTGAATATGTGGAAATCACCGATTATCTCAACTAAATCATTTAATTAAGGAAAACATGGCGGAAAAAACGTTGACCATAGTCAATACGATCGCGCTACTGGCCGTGGTAGTATACCTGGTCGCCTCACATGCCGAAAAATCTAAAATCCCGGAAGAAATAAAGGCCCAACGCCTAAGTATTGTTGGACCCGATGGCCATCTGTACATCTCAATAAGCAATCCAGAAAAACAGGCACTTGCCACAACCCACGGAGTACCCAACAAACCTGGCACCAATAGGGATTTACCTGGACTACTGTTCTTTAATCGGGTTGGTGATGAAATTGGTGGCATCTACTACGATGGAACAGATGAAGAGAATTTTGCAGGAATCACTTTTGACCAACAAAAGAATGATCAGATAATGGCGATAATGAAGGACGAATACCTGGATGAGGGAGAGTGGAAAAGATGGTACGGCATGTTTTTTAGGGAAAGGGTGGATTCCGTAAGGGTCGAAAAACTATATGATGAGTTTATTGGGAAAACAAAGGGCATGGATGAATCTGAGAAAAACTTGGAATATCAACAATTCAAAAAGTACCTGGATTCGGAAATAAATGTGTATCGGATGTTCCTTGGTCGAGAGGAAAACAAAAATACAGGTCTGTTTATTTACGATTCCAAGGGAAGGGAACGCA
The sequence above is a segment of the Muricauda sp. SCSIO 64092 genome. Coding sequences within it:
- a CDS encoding helix-turn-helix transcriptional regulator is translated as MTHLFGGNYYDFFSRRTTVEAPTFEWDKNYLMRFKNSLDSYTYENNNLTIVYFKEGHGGFELENRYLPVDHGNFVITNPGKGWNYMNERKKSIDVLSIIVSQALLNQFYTFHTKCDEFLIDYPNEPLEREHFFMEIPLGAKHYTSGRVLESLHRKTSYHKLDHLDMEEIVIEVLFSLQRDQLTAYKLAKRIKSKKHSTKIEVFKRLLLSREYIHDNLNRPIPMDELANISCLPKFHLYDSFKRVFGQTPHQYTNAIKLMKSKELLASGEYMVNEVSDLLGFNDIQCFSKLFKKHYKISPSQFKA
- a CDS encoding DUF5694 domain-containing protein, which codes for MKNSILISISVLTVISCEIKKGNQSIPDPFSPKEFVGKHKARVSVLGLFHFSNPGLDSYKPKFSFDILSEEHQKELDMVLDALEKFQPTKILVENPRVSEDSVLTASFKGYLNDTFDISKRTSETYQVGFKLAKRLGHQKVYASDTEPLEWCGVTMDWENYDEEKYLRSTGNLEKSRRYDYLKKSRFEDSLKTEIPLKEYLRFINEPSNRLKNHQGYLTELSLIGAGDWYNGADALARWYRRNIRIFANTYDITDLQNEERILLIYGSGHVHTLRQMFMDSPDFEYVEITDYLN